Proteins encoded in a region of the Sphingopyxis sp. OAS728 genome:
- a CDS encoding LysR substrate-binding domain-containing protein codes for MELRHLRYFVAVAETGSLTEAAEKRLYTSQPSLSRQLRDLEAEVGTPLFVRGTRGVALTPAGRAFLDHARLTLAQAREAIAAARRTVRPAKASFAVGFLTGHEVEWLRHLTSVLSDELRTTDFRVTSDFSPAIGAAVQRGDIDLGFSRIEPQPDVTYKIIAHEPIVVILPRGHGLASRSEIDPREIDPHAFIGYSDTPHVLRAIVERYFGERGLTMAPTHFLDGYATGISLVASTQGVTLLPAYVEALLPASLVSRPLAGNGPVIEVAAGYRADNPSPVLAAFLRNIDRLISARDGDARSQAV; via the coding sequence ATGGAGCTGCGTCACCTGCGATATTTCGTTGCCGTTGCCGAAACGGGAAGCCTCACCGAGGCGGCGGAAAAACGTCTCTACACCTCGCAGCCGTCGCTGAGCCGCCAGCTCAGAGACCTGGAAGCCGAAGTGGGCACGCCGCTTTTCGTCCGCGGCACGCGCGGTGTCGCGCTTACCCCCGCCGGAAGGGCGTTCCTCGACCACGCGCGGCTTACCCTTGCCCAGGCGCGCGAGGCGATCGCGGCCGCACGGCGGACCGTTCGTCCTGCGAAGGCGAGTTTTGCCGTAGGTTTCCTCACCGGGCATGAGGTCGAATGGTTGCGCCACCTCACGAGCGTGCTGAGCGACGAGCTGCGAACGACCGATTTCCGGGTCACCAGCGATTTCTCGCCGGCCATCGGGGCGGCGGTGCAGAGAGGCGACATCGATCTTGGCTTTTCGCGCATCGAGCCGCAGCCCGATGTGACCTACAAAATCATCGCGCATGAACCGATCGTCGTGATCTTGCCGCGCGGACATGGGCTCGCCTCCCGCTCGGAGATCGATCCGCGTGAAATCGATCCGCATGCTTTCATCGGCTACTCCGACACCCCGCATGTGCTCCGCGCGATTGTGGAGCGCTACTTCGGCGAGCGCGGTCTGACCATGGCACCCACCCACTTCCTCGACGGTTACGCGACGGGCATCTCGCTCGTCGCCTCCACGCAAGGCGTCACCCTGCTGCCGGCATATGTCGAGGCGTTGCTTCCGGCGTCGTTGGTGAGCCGGCCTCTCGCTGGGAACGGTCCCGTGATCGAAGTCGCGGCGGGTTATCGCGCCGACAACCCGTCGCCCGTGCTTGCGGCCTTTCTCCGCAACATCGACCGCCTGATATCCGCACGCGATGGCGACGCAAGAAGCCAGGCTGTTTGA
- a CDS encoding Hsp20 family protein, with protein sequence MRTDFDFTPYRRSTVGFDHLFDLLEKGQRSETSDGYPAFDIVRDADDRFRITLAVPGFKAEDIEIVAQQNQLTVSGKPDEEDATRVYLHRGIGRRAFERRFQLADYIEVGSASFADGLLAIELNRVVPEAMKPRKIEIGGSPDNPRRIEAPRDKALEDA encoded by the coding sequence ATGAGAACCGATTTTGACTTCACCCCCTATCGCCGCTCGACGGTGGGCTTCGATCATCTCTTCGACCTGCTCGAGAAGGGACAGCGCAGCGAGACATCTGACGGCTACCCCGCCTTCGACATCGTGCGCGATGCCGACGATCGCTTCCGCATCACACTTGCGGTCCCGGGGTTCAAGGCCGAGGACATCGAGATCGTCGCGCAGCAGAACCAGCTTACGGTCTCGGGCAAGCCGGACGAGGAGGACGCGACGCGCGTCTATCTCCACCGCGGCATCGGCCGCCGCGCGTTCGAGCGGCGCTTCCAGCTCGCCGACTATATCGAGGTCGGCAGCGCGAGCTTCGCCGACGGGCTGCTTGCGATCGAGCTCAACCGGGTCGTTCCCGAAGCCATGAAGCCGCGCAAAATCGAGATCGGCGGCAGCCCCGACAATCCGCGGCGGATCGAGGCACCGAGGGACAAGGCGCTCGAAGACGCGTAA
- a CDS encoding YdcH family protein, translating into MSSKHIHYLRREHARLEAEIDRETRQRRPDEVLIARLKKLKLAVKDQIAAWGEDSGGSRVA; encoded by the coding sequence ATGTCCAGCAAACATATCCATTATCTCCGGCGCGAGCATGCCCGCCTCGAAGCCGAAATCGATCGCGAAACGCGGCAGCGCCGGCCCGACGAGGTGCTGATCGCGCGGCTCAAGAAGCTGAAGCTGGCGGTCAAGGACCAGATCGCCGCGTGGGGCGAAGATAGCGGCGGCAGCCGCGTCGCCTGA